One region of Bacterioplanoides sp. SCSIO 12839 genomic DNA includes:
- a CDS encoding TetR/AcrR family transcriptional regulator has product MIVHSLILSQNEHSVTITHTAVMIEKREQILDATANLIAECGLEASPMSKVAKSACCGAGTIYRYFETKDELVQELYLQIVQKMTAECLNNYDDSACIKIRFYTFWGNFYRYMQANPRDCALMEQLSSSPAICGNFKDRATQTLHDELDRLMNDGKQQHLFKDLPNEVLTMFTYGSVLTIAKTQNTMPEKLGDKLNTEDLLNLCWDAVKA; this is encoded by the coding sequence ATGAACATTCAGTCACAATCACTCATACAGCAGTCATGATCGAAAAGCGCGAACAAATCCTCGATGCCACAGCCAATCTGATTGCGGAGTGTGGTCTTGAAGCAAGCCCAATGTCTAAAGTGGCAAAAAGCGCTTGTTGTGGTGCCGGTACTATCTACCGCTATTTTGAGACAAAGGATGAGTTGGTTCAGGAGCTTTATTTACAGATCGTTCAAAAAATGACGGCAGAATGCCTGAATAATTATGACGATAGTGCCTGTATCAAGATTCGTTTTTATACTTTCTGGGGTAATTTTTACCGTTATATGCAAGCGAACCCCAGGGACTGTGCACTCATGGAGCAACTGTCGTCATCTCCGGCCATTTGTGGAAACTTTAAAGACCGGGCGACACAAACTCTGCATGATGAACTGGATCGGTTAATGAACGATGGTAAACAGCAGCACTTATTCAAAGATTTACCCAACGAAGTACTGACCATGTTCACTTACGGCAGTGTTCTGACGATTGCCAAAACTCAAAACACCATGCCGGAAAAATTAGGTGATAAGTTGAACACCGAAGATTTATTAAACCTGTGCTGGGATGCCGTTAAGGCCTGA